Sequence from the Ignavibacteria bacterium genome:
GGGACAGCAATGTACAGCATTTTGTTTACAGCTCTGTTGCAAGCTGCACGCGCAAGACGGGGCTTTCGCATTTTGAGAGCAAGAAAGAAATAGAAGACTATATAAAGGATAAGAAATTAACCTACACAATATTCCGCCCCGTGTTTTTCATGGAGAACTTTATTGGAATGCGTAATGAAATCTTTGCAGGCAAGCTTGTAAGTGCAATGGATGAAAACGTTCCGCTTCAGATGATTGCAGTGGATGACGTGGGAGCCTTTGCCGCACAGGCGTTCTCCAATCCCGATATATATAAGGGTAAGGAGATAGAGCTGGCCGGTGACTCGAAGACATTCCCCGAAGCGGCTTCAATTCTAAGCGGCGAACTGGGCGAGCCTGTAAGCTACGTTAAACTGAGCCTGAAGGAATATGAAAATATTGTGGGCAAAGAAATGGCGCAGATGGTTGACTGGTTCAACAGGGTTGGTTATGACGTGAACA
This genomic interval carries:
- a CDS encoding NmrA/HSCARG family protein; amino-acid sequence: MAGNNRVIFVTGATGKQGGAVVNHLQKEGFQIKALTRTPDSEPARRLKDKGIEIVVGDLYNPASFRQHIKDAYGVFAVQNFWEHGYQGEVEQGKALVDAVRDSNVQHFVYSSVASCTRKTGLSHFESKKEIEDYIKDKKLTYTIFRPVFFMENFIGMRNEIFAGKLVSAMDENVPLQMIAVDDVGAFAAQAFSNPDIYKGKEIELAGDSKTFPEAASILSGELGEPVSYVKLSLKEYENIVGKEMAQMVDWFNRVGYDVNIESLRSNYDVELTPFKEWVHKINFAQFKVKQYK